In the Pygocentrus nattereri isolate fPygNat1 chromosome 19, fPygNat1.pri, whole genome shotgun sequence genome, one interval contains:
- the pnp5b gene encoding purine nucleoside phosphorylase 5b codes for MFPDSSSGYGYEECKATADWLLEQAPVRPLVGIVCGSGLGGLADMLKDQKVFKYSDIPNFPQSTVHGHAGQLVFGTLKGKPCVCMRGRFHLYEGYPIQKTTMPIRIFKLMGVETVILTNAAGGLNQDYKVGDVMIIKDHINMPGFAGNNPLCGPNEDRFGTRFPCMSDAYDRKLQQLAQAVGAELGYSDFLREGVYCVLGGPSFETIAECRMLNRLGADAVGMSTVHEVIVARHCGMRVFALSLITNKAVMDYGSEEKANHEEVLQTGQQRSLQLLKLVSTMVARIDVGDNYKNGEAHHCEH; via the exons ATGTTCCCGGATTCATCTTCAGG ATATGGTTATGAGGAGTGCAAGGCCACGGCCGACTGGCTCCTGGAGCAGGCTCCAGTGCGGCCACTGGTGGGCATTGTGTGCGGCTCAGGCCTGGGTGGCTTGGCTGACATGCTGAAGGACCAGAAGGTTTTTAAATACAGTGACATTCCAAATTTCCCCCAAAGCACAG TGCATGGTCATGCTGGCCAGTTGGTATTTGGTACTCTTAAAGGAAAACCGTGTGTTTGCATGCGGGGAAGGTTCCACCTCTATGAAGGATATCCTATTCAAAAG ACCACCATGCCCATTCGCATTTTCAAGCTGATGGGCGTTGAGACGGTCATCTTGACGAATGCTGCAGGTGGGCTGAACCAGGACTACAAAGTTGGAGATGTTATGATCATCAAAGACCACATCAACATGCCAGGGTTCGCTGGAAACAACCCCTTATGTGGACCTAATGAGGACAG gtttGGAACTCGTTTTCCATGCATGTCAGACGCATATGACAGAAAGCTGCAGCAGCTAGCTCAAGCGGTGGGGGCAGAGCTTGGCTACTCTGACTTCCTGAGGGAGGGTGTGTACTGTGTGCTCGGGGGGCCATCCTTCGAGACAATTGCTGAGTGCAGAATGCTTAACCGCTTAGGCGCCGATGCTGTTG GCATGAGCACAGTCCATGAGGTGATAGTAGCTCGTCACTGTGGAATGAGAGTTTTCGCCCTTTCCCTGATCACCAACAAGGCTGTGATGGACTACGGCAGTGAAGAGAAGGCCAACCATGAGGAGGTCCTGCAGACAGGACAGCAGCGGTCCCTGCAACTGCTCAAGCTGGTGTCCACAATGGTTGCTCGCATTGACGTTGGTGACAACTACAAAAATGGCGAGGCACACCATTGTGAGCACTAA